A region from the Aphis gossypii isolate Hap1 chromosome 1, ASM2018417v2, whole genome shotgun sequence genome encodes:
- the LOC114130245 gene encoding 17-beta-hydroxysteroid dehydrogenase 13-like, with translation MGFVLTVLSIFFDEYNIPSEPIIFIFEILLVIIFSIPKVIGATISYVYFPPEPKNVEGKLILITGTARGNGRELAMQFHRLGAKIVCVDKDEVGNNETVDRIKMEGGQAVGFKVNITDKEQIMMMHAAVRDQMGPVDILVNNAAVVETTLFTNPEADDTISEIVNTNLLGTIWVIREILPSMLERNSGHIVTISSITSLKGMPSVFAYSATKFALNGMMESLTNELKLIKSDVITTTVCPYFIANCPDKSKARILRLPELPVEDACALIIEGILRNERVFTIPDYYFYSVPLVKFLPEDLQDLICDVVYSNIEPTPDEEKIIQKYTKFAEMNKPQYSMLAPCLKMGSVPD, from the exons atgggttttgttttaacagttttaagtattttttttgatgagTACAATATACCTTCGGagccaataatatttatttttgaaatactgttagttataatattcagCATTCCAAAAGTTATCGGAGCAACAATTTCATATGTTTATTTTCCACCAGAACCAAAAAATGTCGaaggaaaattaattttg ATTACAGGGACCGCCCGCGGAAACGGCCGTGAACTAGCCATGCAATTTCATAGGTTGGGAGCTAAAATTGTATGCGTTGATAAAGACGAAGTGGGCAATAATGAAACGGTCGATAGGATTAAGATGGAAGGTGGACAAGCGGTGGGATTTAAAGTGAATATTACTGACAAGGAGCAGATAATGATGATGCACGCGGCAGTGAGAGATCAAATGGGCCCGGTAGACATTCTTGTTAACAATGCCGCCGTGGTTGAGACGACATTATTTACTAATCCGGAAGCTGACGACACTATATCGGAAATAGtcaatacaaatttactaGGCACAATTTGG GTAATCAGGGAAATACTTCCATCGATGTTGGAAAGGAACAGTGGCCATATCGTAACAATATCATCAATTACGTCATTGAAAGGGATGCCATCAGTTTTTGCTTATTCTGCGACAAAATTTGCTCTAAATG gTATGATGGAAAGTTTAACTAatgaacttaaattaataaaatcagatGTAATTACTACTACGGTTTGTCCATATTTTATCGCAAACTGTCCAGACAAATCTAAAGCTCGAATATTAAG acttCCAGAATTGCCAGTCGAGGACGCTTGCGCATTGATTATCGAAGGAATATTACGCAATGAACGAGTTTTTACGATTCCTGATTATTACTTTTACTCAGTGCCATTAGTAAA atttttacctGAAGATTTGCAAGATTTAATTTGCGACGTTGTGTATTCAAACATCGAACCAACCCCGgacgaagaaaaaataatacaaaaatatacgaaatTCGCAGAAATGAATAAACCAcag tacTCAATGTTGGCACCATGCTTGAAAATGGGTAGTGTACCTGAttaa